One window from the genome of Salvia miltiorrhiza cultivar Shanhuang (shh) chromosome 7, IMPLAD_Smil_shh, whole genome shotgun sequence encodes:
- the LOC130991547 gene encoding dual specificity protein phosphatase 1-like — protein MNGAAFKERIAALLKVIQVSKILKDDNIPCLIEEGLFLGSLGAANNRTALKALNVTHVLTVAHTLTPSHPNDFVYKIIEVPDREDVKLSQYFDECFAFIDEARASGGGVLVHCFAGRSRSVTVVVAYLMFKRGMSLSDALGYVRMKRPTICPNRGFISQLQEYAKFLQDARNKDAAAHEPEESGSSV, from the exons ATGAATGGTGCAGCATTTAAGGAACGTATAGCAGCACTATTGAAAGTCATCCAAGTTTCGAAAATTCTCAAAGACGACAACATTCCTTGCCTGATTGAAGAG GGCCTTTTCTTAGGCTCTCTTGGAGCTGCCAATAATAGGACTGCTTTGAAAGCGTTGAACGTCACACACGTATTGACTGTTGCCCATACACTGACCCCTTCTCATCCTAACGATTTTGTGTACAAAATTATTGAAG TGCCTGACAGAGAAGATGTTAAACTATCTCAGTACTTCGACGAGTGCTTTGCATTTATAGATGAAGCTAGGGCGTCAGGAGGTGGCGTGCTAGTTCACTGCTTTGCTGGACGATCCCGGAG TGTTACCGTTGTTGTTGCTTATCTCATGTTTAAACGCGGTATGAGCTTATCTGACGCTCTGGGGTATGTGAGGATGAAAAGACCAACGATCTGTCCCAACCGGGGATTCATCTCACAACTCCAAGAGTACGCAAAATTTCTTCAAG ATGCAAGAAACAAGGATGCAGCAGCACACGAACCTGAAGAATCGGGCAGCTCTGTATAG
- the LOC130991549 gene encoding choline transporter protein 1 isoform X1: MRGPLGPVIGKYPSSSDANGGMGNGNNDIIKHNRKCRDLVFLVIFIAFWIAMIVNSSFAFNQGNPLRLNYGLDYKGNVCGDRHGDRDLREVELRYWLNPNQVYQSGVKDSKFELSNARSICLMDCPIPSEDSLNWVCDYPEGDIRISLDDWIDRNYDYFADLTPELRNTSLQLQGPCYPVIFPSVNVFWTCQFIARASNVSLNHWEQMNGVKIIEDIAIDRAIHKSINSRSSVLKRYVADVGKSWPVLLVCGGFLPLFLSIIWLLMIRHFVAGMPWITVVVFNVLMVSVTMFYYLKAGWIGSDAISPIIGEHDPYYRVSARELNHLHAAAVFMTILMIVAFLSSIAIVRRILMATSVLKVAAKVIGEVQALIIFPVIPYAMLAIFFMFWLSAALHLFSSGSVQQNDCGANCCAYNLKEKRLSCNSCCGYSIHYTSHITAAILFHLFGGYWATQFFKACSSTVIAGSVASYYWARGETSPEVPFLPVFSSMKRLLRYSLGSVALGSLIVSSVESMRFILEALRRRLKHVNPMPGSWIGKVTYQTSQGCLRLIGCIIKSVNRNAYIMIAITGKGFVKASEIATELIMSNVLRIGKVNVIGDVILFLGKLCVSLASALFAFLMLDTHRYKSAHNKITSPLFPVLVREHTHTHKRSLSLSVDYRNASDGVGYAGLLGVRLHSCDALLRGGGDVHRHDNPFVLSGLGRTPRDCSVCSSIAY, from the exons ATGAGAGGGCCGCTGGGACCAGTGATAGGGAAGTATCCATCATCGAGTGATGCTAATGGTGGAATGGGGAATGGAAACAATGATATCATCAAACACAACAGGAAATGCAGAGATTTGGTGTTTCTTGTCATATTCATTGCCTTTTGGATTGCAATGATTGTTAACTCCAGCTTTGCTTTCAACCAAGGAAACCCATTGAG GCTAAACTACGGGCTGGACTATAAAGGGAATGTTTGTGGCGATAGACATGGTGATCGGGATCTGCGTGAAGTGGAACTCAGATATTGGTTAAATCCCAATCAGGTTTACCAAAGTGGTGTGAAGGACAGCAAATTTGAGCTCTCCAATGCTCGGAGTATTTGCTTGATGGACTGTCCTATCCCATCCGAAGACTCCCTCAATTGGGTCTGTGATTATCCTGAGGGAGATATCCGTATCTCATTGGATGATTGGATTGATAGAAATTATGATTATTTTGCGGACTTGACTCCTGAACTTAGGAACACTTCTCTTCAGCTGCAGGGTCCCTGCTATCCCGTTATATTTCCTAGCGTCAATG TCTTCTGGACCTGCCAGTTCATTGCACGTGCATCAAATGTATCTTTGAATCACTGGGAGCAGATGAATGGAGTGAAAATTATAGAGGATATCGCCATTGACCGAGCTATCCACAAATCAATTAACTCTCGGTCATCAGTACTAAAG AGATATGTGGCTGATGTCGGGAAATCTTGGCCCGTACTGCTTGTCTGCGGAGGATTTCTGCCACTGTtcttatcaatcatatggctttTAATGATCCGTCATTTCGTTGCTGGGATGCCATGGATCACTGTCGTCGTTTTCAATGTCCTCATGGTATCTGTGACAATGTTTTACTATTTGAAAG CTGGATGGATTGGAAGTGATGCCATCTCCCCTATCATTGGTGAGCACGACCCATATTATCGTGTGTCAGCAAGG GAGTTGAATCATCTCCATGCAGCTGCTGTTTTCATGACCATTTTGATGATTGTTGCTTTTCTCTCCTCCATTGCTATAGTCCGCCGTATTCTTATGGCAACATCTGTCTTGAAG GTTGCTGCTAAGGTCATCGGAGAAGTCCAGGCATTGATAATTTTCCCAGTTATACCATATGCCATGCTAGCTATTTTCTTCATGTTCTGGTTGTCGGCTGCCCTTCATCTTTTTAGTTCCGGAAGCGTGCAGCAAAATGATTGCGGTGCTAACTGCTGTGCTTACAATCTCAAAGAAAAGCGGCTGAGCTGTAATAGTTGCTGCGGCTATAGCATTCATTACACTTCTCATATTACTGCTGCAATCCTTTTCCACCTATTTGGTGGCTATTGGGCCACCCAATTTTTTAAGGCATGCTCATCGACTGTGATTGCTGGTTCGGTTGCTTCATACTATTGGGCTCGAGGAGAAACATCG CCTGAGGTCCCTTTCCTTCCTGTTTTTTCTTCAATGAAGCGGCTTCTACGCTACAGCCTAGGATCAGTTGCTCTCGGTTCTCTAATTGTGTCTTCCGTTGAATCAATGCGTTTTATACTCGAAGCTCTTCGTCGTAGACTTAAGCATGTTAATCCCATGCCCGGGAGCTGGATCGGGAAGGTGACGTATCAGACTTCGCAAGGCTGCCTGAGGCTCATCGGATGCATCATCAAATCCGTGAACCGCAACGCCTACATCATG ATTGCAATAACAGGGAAAGGTTTCGTCAAGGCCTCCGAGATTGCAACGGAGCTGATAATGAGCAACGTGCTTCGGATCGGGAAAGTGAACGTGATAGGAGACGTGATCCTCTTCCTCGGGAAGCTCTGCGTCAGCCTTGCCAGCGCGCTCTTCGCGTTTCTAATGCTGGACACGCACAGATACAAATCCGCACACAACAAGATCACGTCCCCTCTGTTTCCTGTACTGGTACgcgaacacacacacacacacaaacgcTCGCTATCTCTCTCTGTGGATTATAGAAACGCGAGTGATGGAGTTGGTTACGCAGGTTTGCTGGGGGTTCGGCTACATAGTTGCGACGCTCTTCTTCGGGGTGGTGGAGATGTCCATCGACACGATAATCCTTTCGTTCTGTCAGGACTCGGACGAACACCAAGGGACTGCTCAGTATGCTCCTCCATTGCTTATTGA
- the LOC130991549 gene encoding choline transporter protein 1 isoform X2 — protein MRGPLGPVIGKYPSSSDANGGMGNGNNDIIKHNRKCRDLVFLVIFIAFWIAMIVNSSFAFNQGNPLRLNYGLDYKGNVCGDRHGDRDLREVELRYWLNPNQVYQSGVKDSKFELSNARSICLMDCPIPSEDSLNWVCDYPEGDIRISLDDWIDRNYDYFADLTPELRNTSLQLQGPCYPVIFPSVNVFWTCQFIARASNVSLNHWEQMNGVKIIEDIAIDRAIHKSINSRSSVLKRYVADVGKSWPVLLVCGGFLPLFLSIIWLLMIRHFVAGMPWITVVVFNVLMVSVTMFYYLKAGWIGSDAISPIIGEHDPYYRVSARELNHLHAAAVFMTILMIVAFLSSIAIVRRILMATSVLKVAAKVIGEVQALIIFPVIPYAMLAIFFMFWLSAALHLFSSGSVQQNDCGANCCAYNLKEKRLSCNSCCGYSIHYTSHITAAILFHLFGGYWATQFFKACSSTVIAGSVASYYWARGETSPEVPFLPVFSSMKRLLRYSLGSVALGSLIVSSVESMRFILEALRRRLKHVNPMPGSWIGKVTYQTSQGCLRLIGCIIKSVNRNAYIMIAITGKGFVKASEIATELIMSNVLRIGKVNVIGDVILFLGKLCVSLASALFAFLMLDTHRYKSAHNKITSPLFPVLVCWGFGYIVATLFFGVVEMSIDTIILSFCQDSDEHQGTAQYAPPLLIETLNDQNEMQRLTQ, from the exons ATGAGAGGGCCGCTGGGACCAGTGATAGGGAAGTATCCATCATCGAGTGATGCTAATGGTGGAATGGGGAATGGAAACAATGATATCATCAAACACAACAGGAAATGCAGAGATTTGGTGTTTCTTGTCATATTCATTGCCTTTTGGATTGCAATGATTGTTAACTCCAGCTTTGCTTTCAACCAAGGAAACCCATTGAG GCTAAACTACGGGCTGGACTATAAAGGGAATGTTTGTGGCGATAGACATGGTGATCGGGATCTGCGTGAAGTGGAACTCAGATATTGGTTAAATCCCAATCAGGTTTACCAAAGTGGTGTGAAGGACAGCAAATTTGAGCTCTCCAATGCTCGGAGTATTTGCTTGATGGACTGTCCTATCCCATCCGAAGACTCCCTCAATTGGGTCTGTGATTATCCTGAGGGAGATATCCGTATCTCATTGGATGATTGGATTGATAGAAATTATGATTATTTTGCGGACTTGACTCCTGAACTTAGGAACACTTCTCTTCAGCTGCAGGGTCCCTGCTATCCCGTTATATTTCCTAGCGTCAATG TCTTCTGGACCTGCCAGTTCATTGCACGTGCATCAAATGTATCTTTGAATCACTGGGAGCAGATGAATGGAGTGAAAATTATAGAGGATATCGCCATTGACCGAGCTATCCACAAATCAATTAACTCTCGGTCATCAGTACTAAAG AGATATGTGGCTGATGTCGGGAAATCTTGGCCCGTACTGCTTGTCTGCGGAGGATTTCTGCCACTGTtcttatcaatcatatggctttTAATGATCCGTCATTTCGTTGCTGGGATGCCATGGATCACTGTCGTCGTTTTCAATGTCCTCATGGTATCTGTGACAATGTTTTACTATTTGAAAG CTGGATGGATTGGAAGTGATGCCATCTCCCCTATCATTGGTGAGCACGACCCATATTATCGTGTGTCAGCAAGG GAGTTGAATCATCTCCATGCAGCTGCTGTTTTCATGACCATTTTGATGATTGTTGCTTTTCTCTCCTCCATTGCTATAGTCCGCCGTATTCTTATGGCAACATCTGTCTTGAAG GTTGCTGCTAAGGTCATCGGAGAAGTCCAGGCATTGATAATTTTCCCAGTTATACCATATGCCATGCTAGCTATTTTCTTCATGTTCTGGTTGTCGGCTGCCCTTCATCTTTTTAGTTCCGGAAGCGTGCAGCAAAATGATTGCGGTGCTAACTGCTGTGCTTACAATCTCAAAGAAAAGCGGCTGAGCTGTAATAGTTGCTGCGGCTATAGCATTCATTACACTTCTCATATTACTGCTGCAATCCTTTTCCACCTATTTGGTGGCTATTGGGCCACCCAATTTTTTAAGGCATGCTCATCGACTGTGATTGCTGGTTCGGTTGCTTCATACTATTGGGCTCGAGGAGAAACATCG CCTGAGGTCCCTTTCCTTCCTGTTTTTTCTTCAATGAAGCGGCTTCTACGCTACAGCCTAGGATCAGTTGCTCTCGGTTCTCTAATTGTGTCTTCCGTTGAATCAATGCGTTTTATACTCGAAGCTCTTCGTCGTAGACTTAAGCATGTTAATCCCATGCCCGGGAGCTGGATCGGGAAGGTGACGTATCAGACTTCGCAAGGCTGCCTGAGGCTCATCGGATGCATCATCAAATCCGTGAACCGCAACGCCTACATCATG ATTGCAATAACAGGGAAAGGTTTCGTCAAGGCCTCCGAGATTGCAACGGAGCTGATAATGAGCAACGTGCTTCGGATCGGGAAAGTGAACGTGATAGGAGACGTGATCCTCTTCCTCGGGAAGCTCTGCGTCAGCCTTGCCAGCGCGCTCTTCGCGTTTCTAATGCTGGACACGCACAGATACAAATCCGCACACAACAAGATCACGTCCCCTCTGTTTCCTGTACTG GTTTGCTGGGGGTTCGGCTACATAGTTGCGACGCTCTTCTTCGGGGTGGTGGAGATGTCCATCGACACGATAATCCTTTCGTTCTGTCAGGACTCGGACGAACACCAAGGGACTGCTCAGTATGCTCCTCCATTGCTTATTGAAACTCTCAATGATCAAAATGAGATGCAAAGACTCACACAATGA
- the LOC130991550 gene encoding transcription factor MUTE: protein MSHIAVERNRRRQMNEHLKVLRSLTPCFYIKRGDQASIIGGVIEFIKELHQVVQSLEAKKRRKSLSPSPGPSPRQFRLSPPPETPFSDDFKELGACCNSPVADVEAKISGSNVILRTISKRIPGQIVRIIGALERLSFEILHLNISTMEDTVLYSFVVKIGLECQVSVEELAFEVQQSFCSQAASIMEHAQILS from the exons ATGTCTCACATAGCCGTCGAGCGAAACCGCCGGAGACAGATGAACGAACACCTCAAAGTTCTACGTTCCTTAACCCCATGTTTCTACATCAAACGG GGCGATCAAGCCTCGATCATCGGTGGGGTGATCGAGTTCATCAAGGAGCTGCATCAAGTGGTGCAGTCGTTGGAGGCGAAGAAGCGGAGGAAGAGCCTGAGCCCTAGCCCGGGGCCGAGCCCGAGGCAGTTCCGGCTGAGCCCTCCGCCGGAGACCCCCTTTTCCGATGACTTCAAGGAGCTGGGAGCCTGCTGCAACTCTCCGGTGGCTGACGTCGAGGCGAAGATCTCGGGTTCCAACGTGATCCTACGGACTATATCGAAGCGGATCCCGGGCCAAATCGTGAGGATTATCGGAGCCTTGGAGAGGCTTTCCTTTGAGATTCTTCACTTGAACATTAGCACCATGGAAGATACTGTGCTTTACTCCTTCGTCGTCAAG ATAGGGTTGGAGTGCCAAGTGAGTGTGGAGGAGCTAGCATTTGAAGTTCAGCAAAGTTTCTGCTCTCAAGCAGCCTCCATTATGGAACATGCACAAATTTtgtcatga